A window of Candidatus Zixiibacteriota bacterium genomic DNA:
ATTACCCGCGCTGTACGCGGAATGGATCACAGTGCCGCCGAAATCCACTCCGACCGTTCCCTTGCCCAGCGGAGAGAGGCCCTGGAAGGCTTCAAAAAGGGGAAATACCGCATCCTGATTGCCACCGACATCGCCTCGCGTGGTATCGATGTCAAAGGGATTGAGTTGGTTATAAACTATGATATCCCCGATAACCCCGAGGATTACGTCCACCGAATCGGACGCACAGGCCGCGCCGGACTTGCAGGAAGAGCCATCTCATTTGTCACACCCGACCAGCGGAGTAAAGTCAAAGATATCGAAAAACTCGTCCGAACTGTCCTCTTGGGAGGCAAAGACGCGGAAAAAATCCAGCCCGAGCGTCCACACCAGCCCTTTGGGCGAGCCCGAAGACAACAGCCGGCCCGCATGAGACGCCGTTAGTTCACACATTACAGCACAGCTAATTTTTGCATTATTACAAATCTGTCAATATGGCCTATTGACAGATTTGACTTTTTGCGTACCTTGTGAGTGCCTCGTATAGTGGTGGATACGGATTTCCGATGCGTGTGCGATGTTTTGACTGAACTGTATAGGGCTTAAAAGCTGGTCTGTCCAGCATGGTAGGGACGATGAAACGAGTACTTTTAGGCGCAATTCTCATTCTGGCGTTGATGATCCCTTCGGCATCGTTTGCCTTTGGATTTTTCAACATTGCCAGCGCTTCACTAACCAAGATTGATTCTGACAGCTATCGTTTAAGAGTCGAACTGAATTACAGCTTGTCTTCCGAAGAAACAGAGCGTTTCCTTAATTATTCCTACCTCGGTAAATTTTCGTTGTCTACCCCAGGAAAATCCTACAATTATTATGCGACCCGAGGATTCAATGACGAACTCCAGGATTTTGGCGATTATGGAGCGCCGGCGTGGGATGCCAACAATGGCGACGACCCGACCACTCTCGGGAGATATTTCGGCTTTGATTTCGACCTTAACGGTTCAAAATTCGACAAGTTTACTTTTGATTATTCCGGTCTTGTAAATCAGCATGAACTCATCATCAATAAGAACGGTACCCACGGTATTGGAGTTGGTAGCCAGTACCTTTACACAGGCTCTTTCTCAATTAACAATCCCGGCGGCGGTGAAACCGCTGTCCCAGAGCCGGCTTCGATGCTTCTTTTTGGTCTTGGTCTCGCCGGAGTCGGCCTGATCAGACGAAATCGCAAGTAAGCAAGCGAACATAAAACTGTCAAAAACCCCTCCCACCAGAGGGGGTTTTTGTTTGGATTATCCATTGTCACGGATGGCAATTGCGGCAGGGGGACAATCCTTTAGACAGCCCTTCTTCGCGGGTCGCAAAGCGAATTTGATTCTCAATTTTTTGGTCAGAAATCGAATTACAGCCCGGGCGGTGCAACCGGAATGAATTTTTACCTGCCACATAATATCCTTCCGGCTCATATTGCAAATTCCACAGCCCAACCCTCCGGGCGATAGCATTTCGCTGACTGGCCAAAATCTGATTTATTTCCTCATCTTTGAGATCGCTGTCTTTGAAGAGATAAATATAGGCCAGCCCAGAATCAACAAGCGCTTTGTTAACCAAAAGCGTGTCGTCAACATAGAGATAGCCCAACAGACGCCCGTATTTGTCCCGACGGGTTCCGCCATACTCAAGTCGTCCGGGTTCACCCTTCGCAAGCTTGGAAAACATGCTCCGTGCCTCATTATAGAGCGGTTCATCCTTTTCAGGGGTGTC
This region includes:
- a CDS encoding PEP-CTERM sorting domain-containing protein, which translates into the protein MKRVLLGAILILALMIPSASFAFGFFNIASASLTKIDSDSYRLRVELNYSLSSEETERFLNYSYLGKFSLSTPGKSYNYYATRGFNDELQDFGDYGAPAWDANNGDDPTTLGRYFGFDFDLNGSKFDKFTFDYSGLVNQHELIINKNGTHGIGVGSQYLYTGSFSINNPGGGETAVPEPASMLLFGLGLAGVGLIRRNRK
- a CDS encoding thermonuclease family protein — translated: MAKRRRSRNALKSVALVGTVAAGLLLVRFVEQVGPERKETDRFTVTAVFDGDTGDLAGGDRLRLLGIDTPEKDEPLYNEARSMFSKLAKGEPGRLEYGGTRRDKYGRLLGYLYVDDTLLVNKALVDSGLAYIYLFKDSDLKDEEINQILASQRNAIARRVGLWNLQYEPEGYYVAGKNSFRLHRPGCNSISDQKIENQIRFATREEGLSKGLSPCRNCHP